A window from Plectropomus leopardus isolate mb chromosome 3, YSFRI_Pleo_2.0, whole genome shotgun sequence encodes these proteins:
- the pdcb gene encoding phosducin b, whose amino-acid sequence MSDKMIDLEETATHTGPKGVINDWRRFKLESMDQENLPPAKRELLRQMSSPSRPKDDSRANLNRKMSVQEYELLKEEDEGCLKKYRKRCMQEMHDKLSFGPKFEGVHDLDSGEAFLEVIEKEHYSTVVVVHIYKVGVKGCEELNNCLDCLATEYPTVKFCRIDAVASGAAERFSDEVLPTLLVYKAGELLGNFLACTQHLTEEFFATDVEAFLNSYGLLPERELPGEEDEEENDVE is encoded by the exons ATGTCGGACAAAATGATTGATTTGGAAGAGACCGCAACCCACACAG GTCCGAAAGGAGTCATAAATGACTGGAGGAGGTTTAAGTTGGAAAGTATGGACCAGGAAAACTTGCCACCTGCAAAAAGAGAACTGCTGAGACAAATGTCATCCCCGAGCAGGCCAAAAGATGACTCCAGAGCAAACCTTAACCGCAAG ATGAGTGTTCAGGAGTACGAGCTGCTCaaggaggaggacgagggaTGTctaaagaaatacagaaagcGGTGCATGCAGGAGATGCATGATAAACTCAGCTTTGGGCCCAAGTTTGAAGGTGTACATGACCTGGACAGTGGAGAGGCCTTCCTGGAAGTCATCGAGAAGGAGCATTACAGCACAGTGGTGGTTGTCCACATCTACAAGGTTGGGGTCAAAGGTTGTGAGGAGCTCAACAACTGCCTTGACTGCCTGGCCACTGAGTACCCCACTGTAAAGTTCTGCAGGATTGATGCCGTCGCATCCGGTGCTGCCGAGCGGTTCTCGGATGAGGTTTTGCCAACGCTGCTGGTGTACAAGGCCGGAGAACTACTTGGAAACTTCCTGGCGTGCACGCAGCACCTAACCGAGGAGTTCTTTGCCACTGATGTGGAGGCCTTCCTCAACAGCTATGGCCTGCTGCCAGAGAGAGAGCTGCCTggtgaggaggatgaggaggagaacGATGTTGAGTAA